In Haloterrigena turkmenica DSM 5511, a single genomic region encodes these proteins:
- the serB gene encoding phosphoserine phosphatase SerB: MTVVAFDFDGTLSDSEMTVLLGDRRGVADDMAEITERSMNDEIDYAESLYQRAALLESLPKAEADAAFDQVELREGAADLIAELNDAGVTTAILTGGFERGVAAALEREDVSVDHIVSNRLPMQDGELTGAVEGPLIEGTKDDALEDLADDVGVDLADTVAVGDGANDLPMLEVAGLAIGFEPKPAVEPHCDVVVTSMAEAREVLFEEGVLAERGE; encoded by the coding sequence ATGACAGTCGTCGCTTTCGACTTCGACGGGACGCTTTCCGACTCCGAGATGACCGTGTTGCTGGGCGACCGCCGCGGGGTCGCCGACGACATGGCCGAGATCACCGAACGCTCGATGAACGACGAGATCGATTACGCCGAGAGCCTCTACCAGCGGGCGGCGCTGCTCGAGAGCCTGCCGAAAGCGGAGGCCGACGCCGCCTTCGATCAGGTCGAACTCCGGGAGGGTGCCGCCGACCTCATCGCCGAACTGAACGACGCCGGCGTCACTACCGCGATCCTCACTGGCGGCTTCGAACGCGGCGTCGCCGCCGCTCTCGAGCGCGAAGATGTTTCCGTCGACCACATCGTCTCGAACCGACTCCCGATGCAGGACGGCGAACTCACGGGCGCCGTCGAGGGACCGCTCATCGAGGGCACCAAGGACGACGCGCTCGAAGACCTCGCCGACGACGTCGGCGTCGACCTCGCCGACACCGTCGCAGTCGGCGACGGCGCCAACGATCTGCCGATGCTGGAGGTCGCCGGCCTCGCGATCGGCTTCGAGCCGAAACCGGCCGTCGAACCTCACTGCGATGTCGTCGTGACGTCGATGGCCGAGGCCCGCGAAGTCCTCTTCGAGGAAGGCGTCCTCGCGGAGCGCGGCGAGTAA
- a CDS encoding DMT family transporter has translation MTTSATLEVLALALVPAILWGFTPIFDKRGMAAGGDSVQASLVVALVDSGIYWLVIAALYGRSAFSELTLEILAVFAFAGVVGTAVGRIAIFVGVDRVGASLNSAILSTRPLFASLLALTWLGEPLGPVTGVGIVVLVAGLALLTASRGGDLSGWTPRDLLWPIAAAATFAVANVARRYGMLETPLSALEAVALNETAGLVALVAYVFAVSGRDALERPRESYRYFAGSGLLTAVAMLSLMTALGLESGRIALVDPLVATAPFFTLVFAAVLLRDVERVTKGVVAGAVLIIVGAALITL, from the coding sequence ATGACGACGAGCGCCACTCTCGAGGTCCTCGCGCTCGCGCTCGTCCCGGCGATCCTCTGGGGATTCACTCCGATCTTCGACAAGCGCGGCATGGCCGCCGGCGGCGACTCGGTGCAGGCGTCGCTGGTCGTCGCCCTCGTCGACTCGGGGATCTACTGGCTGGTCATCGCCGCGCTCTACGGACGGTCGGCGTTCTCGGAACTGACCCTCGAGATCCTGGCCGTCTTCGCCTTCGCGGGCGTCGTCGGCACCGCCGTCGGCCGGATCGCGATCTTCGTCGGCGTCGACAGGGTCGGGGCGAGCCTCAACAGCGCGATCCTCAGCACGCGGCCGCTGTTCGCGTCCCTCCTCGCGCTGACCTGGCTGGGCGAACCGCTCGGCCCGGTGACCGGCGTCGGAATCGTCGTCCTCGTGGCCGGCCTCGCCCTGCTGACCGCCTCGAGAGGCGGCGACCTGAGCGGCTGGACGCCCCGTGACCTGCTGTGGCCGATCGCCGCCGCTGCGACCTTCGCCGTCGCGAACGTCGCGCGCCGGTACGGGATGCTCGAGACGCCGCTCTCGGCGCTCGAAGCGGTGGCGCTCAACGAGACGGCCGGGCTGGTCGCGCTGGTGGCCTACGTCTTCGCCGTCAGCGGTCGCGACGCGCTCGAGCGCCCGCGGGAATCGTACCGCTACTTCGCCGGTAGCGGCCTCCTGACGGCCGTCGCGATGCTGTCGCTGATGACCGCGCTCGGCCTCGAAAGCGGTCGAATCGCGCTCGTCGACCCGCTGGTGGCGACCGCGCCCTTCTTCACGCTGGTGTTCGCCGCCGTCCTCCTGCGGGACGTCGAGCGAGTGACGAAGGGCGTCGTCGCGGGCGCGGTGTTGATCATCGTCGGCGCCGCGTTGATCACGCTCTGA
- a CDS encoding MOSC domain-containing protein, with protein MARLERLRVYPVKGLDGIELEATDVLAGGTLASDREFALFDADGEVLNGKRTDRVHDLRTDYDAKTDALEVEAPDGEVARFDLEMECDRAADWFGDFFDEDLTLERDRELGYVDRREMGPSVISTATLETVAGWFEDEGMTVEGARRRLRANVEIGGVEPFWEDRFVGEGAPAFEIDGVRFEGVTPCGRCVVPQRDPETGEPIDEFRQRFVRKREETFPDWADADAFDHYYTVMLISRVLEADRGEALRVGDSVSVVET; from the coding sequence ATGGCACGACTCGAGCGGCTCAGGGTCTACCCGGTCAAGGGACTCGACGGTATCGAACTCGAGGCCACCGACGTTCTCGCGGGCGGCACGCTCGCGTCCGACCGGGAGTTCGCCCTGTTCGACGCTGACGGCGAGGTGCTCAACGGGAAGCGAACGGATCGGGTCCACGACCTGCGGACCGATTACGACGCGAAAACGGACGCACTCGAGGTCGAAGCCCCCGACGGCGAGGTCGCCCGGTTCGACCTCGAGATGGAGTGCGACCGCGCCGCGGACTGGTTCGGCGACTTCTTCGACGAGGATCTGACTCTCGAGCGCGACCGGGAACTCGGCTACGTCGACCGCCGCGAGATGGGGCCGTCGGTGATCAGCACCGCCACGCTCGAGACGGTCGCCGGCTGGTTCGAGGACGAAGGCATGACCGTCGAGGGGGCCCGTCGGCGCCTCCGCGCGAACGTCGAGATCGGCGGCGTCGAGCCGTTCTGGGAGGACCGCTTCGTCGGCGAAGGCGCACCGGCCTTCGAGATCGACGGCGTCCGCTTCGAGGGCGTCACGCCCTGCGGTCGCTGCGTCGTTCCCCAGCGCGATCCCGAGACGGGCGAGCCGATCGACGAGTTCCGACAGCGGTTCGTCCGGAAGCGCGAGGAGACCTTCCCCGACTGGGCCGACGCGGACGCGTTCGACCACTACTACACGGTGATGCTCATCTCGCGAGTCCTCGAGGCCGACCGCGGCGAAGCGCTTCGCGTCGGCGATTCCGTCAGCGTCGTAGAAACCTAG
- a CDS encoding calcium-binding protein, translated as MSEQDTTGDSRRSFMAKGALATGALTLGTGAFGTATVSAQADQVAVFANNYYPGGNFDVIAPLQTSTTVEILQVDGETVSEISQPDEWSGHIIRYDIGEQAGITTFLFVRGQSLSAGDSGTMGEDASVLSSDLNLIGTALGSSGDTVEEEDTVEEEDTVEENETTGNETTGNETVADMGGD; from the coding sequence ATGAGTGAACAAGACACGACAGGCGACTCGAGGCGGTCGTTCATGGCGAAGGGTGCCCTCGCGACGGGTGCGCTTACGCTCGGAACGGGCGCCTTCGGGACGGCCACAGTCAGCGCACAGGCAGACCAAGTAGCGGTCTTTGCGAACAACTACTATCCTGGCGGAAATTTCGACGTCATCGCGCCGCTGCAGACGAGCACGACCGTCGAGATTCTGCAGGTAGATGGGGAGACCGTTTCGGAGATCTCGCAGCCCGACGAGTGGTCCGGCCACATCATCCGGTACGACATCGGCGAGCAGGCGGGGATCACGACGTTCCTGTTCGTGCGTGGCCAGAGCCTGAGCGCCGGTGACAGCGGGACGATGGGTGAGGACGCCTCGGTACTGAGTTCGGATCTGAACCTCATCGGCACGGCGCTGGGCAGCAGTGGAGACACCGTCGAAGAGGAAGACACCGTCGAAGAGGAAGACACCGTCGAAGAGAACGAGACGACCGGCAACGAGACGACCGGCAACGAGACGGTCGCCGATATGGGAGGTGACTGA
- the serA gene encoding phosphoglycerate dehydrogenase: protein MKVLVTDPIADAGLDVLRDAGHEVETGYELEGEDLLEAVSDANGMIVRSGTEVTAEVLEAAEELAIVGRAGIGVDNIDIDAATDEGVIVANAPEGNVRAASEHTVAMTFAAARSIPQAHIRLKNGEWAKGDYLGAELDGKTLGVVGLGRVGQEVAKKLDSLGMDIVAFDPYISEERADRLGAELVDFEDCLARADFLTIHTPLTPETEGMIGEEELDLLEGGYIVNVGRGGIIQEDALAAKVEDGTLAGAALDVFAEEPLSPDSPLLEHDEIIVTPHLGASTEAAQENVATSTADQVNAALAGEPVANALNAPSIDESAFPRLEPYIDIAETAGKIAAQLLEGRIEDIEVVYEGDIADEDVEFVTASALKGVFEPLEWQVNAVNAPQIAEDRGVDVTESKTRQAEDFQSLISVTVSNDDDEVSVDGTLFAGDDPRIVRVDGYRVDAIPHGKMVVTRNTDEPGVIGLIGSVMGDHDVNIAGMFNARETIGGEALTVYNVDSEIPDGAREELEADERIIGLNYITLNGQA from the coding sequence ATGAAAGTACTGGTCACGGATCCGATCGCCGACGCGGGTCTGGACGTACTCAGAGACGCCGGCCACGAGGTCGAGACAGGCTACGAGCTCGAGGGCGAGGATCTCCTCGAGGCGGTATCGGACGCCAACGGCATGATCGTCCGCTCGGGAACCGAGGTCACCGCCGAGGTGCTCGAAGCCGCCGAGGAGCTCGCGATCGTCGGCCGCGCCGGCATCGGCGTCGACAACATCGACATCGACGCCGCCACCGACGAGGGCGTCATCGTCGCCAACGCGCCCGAGGGCAACGTCCGCGCGGCGTCCGAACACACCGTCGCGATGACGTTCGCGGCCGCCCGTTCGATCCCGCAGGCCCACATCCGCCTGAAGAACGGCGAGTGGGCGAAAGGTGACTACCTCGGGGCCGAACTCGACGGCAAGACGCTGGGCGTCGTCGGCCTCGGCCGCGTCGGCCAGGAGGTCGCCAAGAAGCTCGACTCGCTCGGCATGGACATCGTCGCTTTCGATCCCTACATCTCCGAGGAGCGCGCCGACCGACTCGGCGCCGAACTCGTCGACTTCGAGGACTGTCTCGCTCGGGCCGACTTCCTGACGATCCACACGCCGCTGACCCCCGAGACCGAGGGGATGATCGGCGAAGAGGAACTCGACCTCCTCGAGGGCGGCTACATCGTCAACGTCGGCCGCGGCGGCATCATTCAGGAGGACGCCCTCGCCGCGAAGGTCGAGGACGGCACCCTCGCCGGCGCCGCGCTCGACGTCTTCGCCGAGGAGCCGCTGTCGCCGGATTCGCCGCTGCTCGAGCACGACGAGATCATCGTCACGCCCCACCTCGGCGCCTCGACGGAGGCCGCCCAGGAGAACGTCGCGACCTCGACGGCCGACCAGGTCAACGCCGCGCTCGCCGGCGAACCCGTCGCGAACGCGCTGAACGCCCCTTCGATCGACGAGAGCGCGTTCCCGCGTCTGGAGCCCTACATCGACATCGCCGAGACCGCGGGCAAGATCGCGGCCCAGCTGCTCGAGGGTCGCATCGAGGACATCGAGGTCGTCTACGAGGGCGACATCGCCGACGAGGACGTCGAGTTCGTCACCGCGAGCGCCCTGAAGGGCGTCTTCGAACCCCTCGAGTGGCAGGTCAACGCCGTCAACGCGCCCCAGATCGCTGAGGACCGGGGCGTCGACGTCACCGAGTCCAAGACCCGACAGGCCGAGGACTTCCAGAGCCTGATCTCGGTGACCGTCAGCAACGACGACGACGAGGTGTCCGTCGACGGGACCCTCTTCGCCGGCGACGACCCGCGGATCGTCCGCGTCGACGGCTACCGCGTCGACGCCATCCCCCACGGGAAGATGGTCGTCACGCGCAACACCGACGAACCCGGCGTTATCGGCCTCATCGGCTCGGTCATGGGCGACCACGACGTCAACATCGCCGGCATGTTCAACGCCCGCGAGACCATCGGCGGCGAGGCGCTGACCGTCTACAACGTCGACAGCGAGATCCCCGACGGAGCCCGCGAGGAACTCGAGGCCGACGAGCGCATCATCGGCCTCAACTACATCACGCTGAACGGCCAGGCCTGA
- a CDS encoding DUF7577 domain-containing protein: protein MSSQRRIEKPVTCRVCGTKNDHYYTYCRNCLQTLPARADAKS, encoded by the coding sequence ATGAGTTCACAGAGACGGATCGAGAAACCGGTCACCTGTCGCGTCTGCGGAACGAAAAACGATCACTACTACACGTACTGTCGGAACTGTCTCCAGACGCTTCCTGCGAGGGCGGACGCGAAGTCCTGA
- the hisI gene encoding phosphoribosyl-AMP cyclohydrolase: protein MDDDVSVDFGEDGLVPAVAQDAESGEVLMLAYVSPEALERTRETGRAHYYSRSRDELWEKGATSGHVQEIEEVRVDCDADTLLYLVDQEGGACHTGYRSCFYRTIDGENVGEEVYDPDDVYGDE from the coding sequence ATGGACGACGACGTTTCGGTCGACTTCGGCGAGGACGGGCTCGTCCCCGCCGTGGCACAGGACGCGGAGTCCGGCGAGGTGCTCATGCTCGCCTACGTCTCCCCCGAAGCTCTCGAGCGCACGCGCGAGACGGGACGGGCCCACTACTACTCGCGCAGCCGCGACGAGCTCTGGGAGAAGGGCGCGACGAGCGGCCACGTCCAGGAAATCGAGGAGGTACGCGTCGACTGCGACGCCGACACCTTGCTCTACCTGGTCGATCAGGAGGGCGGGGCCTGCCACACCGGCTACCGGTCGTGTTTCTACCGGACGATCGACGGCGAGAACGTCGGCGAGGAGGTCTACGACCCCGACGACGTCTACGGCGACGAGTAA
- a CDS encoding DUF7118 family protein — MSERAHRAGVDAGSGSGADGQSPLEALEGARRRFEEADRQIADAGGDAVAEAAEAYRDATTLLEDYVDRATGTGRENFKAYVELEGQFDSLVSGLPDDLKGREAFEEALDAIDKRRLSESDFERAHEALEPAARYAELLDEREAAREAIAEARTAAAKRRRELGDEISERERLVELGEADLEAPVEELREPIEAYNEAIETAFEEYRLEASAREVFELLERSRWYPFVDYERPPDDLETYVREDPAGEYTLPELLEYANYSRSKLEHYVSSADELKRRVATQQTFLDGIDAEPLTIPWPPGEAGALRHRVRECRPFVERVADEDAVAKLRSIRRLTTDPDFEYDRLQTAAQAVARLSADERERLADGRVADELESLRRERERLEEALEVEDPI, encoded by the coding sequence ATGAGTGAACGCGCCCACCGCGCCGGCGTCGATGCCGGCTCCGGTTCCGGCGCCGACGGACAGTCCCCGCTCGAGGCCCTCGAGGGTGCCCGCAGGCGGTTCGAGGAGGCCGACCGGCAGATTGCGGACGCGGGCGGCGACGCCGTCGCGGAGGCCGCTGAGGCCTACCGCGACGCGACGACGTTGCTCGAGGACTACGTCGACCGGGCGACGGGCACCGGTCGGGAGAACTTCAAGGCCTACGTCGAACTCGAAGGGCAGTTCGACTCGCTGGTCTCGGGACTACCCGACGATCTGAAGGGCCGCGAGGCGTTCGAGGAGGCCCTCGACGCGATCGACAAGCGCCGGCTCAGCGAGTCGGACTTCGAGCGCGCCCACGAGGCCCTCGAGCCGGCGGCCCGGTACGCCGAGTTGCTCGACGAACGCGAGGCCGCCCGCGAGGCGATCGCCGAGGCTCGAACCGCCGCCGCCAAGCGCCGGCGGGAACTCGGCGACGAAATCTCGGAGCGCGAACGACTGGTCGAACTGGGCGAGGCCGATCTTGAGGCGCCGGTTGAGGAGCTCCGCGAGCCGATCGAGGCCTACAACGAGGCGATCGAGACGGCCTTCGAGGAGTACCGCCTCGAGGCGTCGGCTCGCGAGGTGTTCGAACTGCTCGAGCGGAGTCGCTGGTACCCGTTCGTCGACTACGAACGGCCCCCCGACGACCTCGAGACCTACGTCCGCGAGGATCCGGCCGGCGAGTACACGCTCCCCGAACTCCTGGAGTACGCGAACTACTCGCGGTCGAAACTCGAGCACTACGTCTCGAGCGCGGACGAACTCAAGCGCCGGGTGGCGACCCAGCAGACGTTCCTCGACGGGATCGACGCCGAGCCGCTGACGATCCCGTGGCCGCCGGGCGAGGCGGGCGCGCTCCGCCACCGGGTCCGCGAGTGTCGCCCGTTCGTCGAGCGCGTCGCCGACGAGGACGCCGTCGCGAAACTGCGGTCGATCCGGCGACTCACGACCGATCCCGATTTCGAGTACGACCGACTCCAGACCGCGGCGCAGGCGGTCGCACGGCTTTCGGCCGACGAGCGCGAGCGGCTGGCCGACGGCCGGGTCGCCGACGAACTCGAGTCGTTGCGCCGCGAGCGCGAGCGGCTGGAGGAGGCGCTCGAGGTCGAGGACCCGATCTGA
- a CDS encoding universal stress protein yields the protein MTRQLLVPMDDSETARAALEHALSVFPNDEVTVVHVVDELEAGYGGRPPMTDSGGTDADEPNFFADVREIAAEHDRRVETAVVEGTSAEAILEYVDANDVDGIVMGSEGRSGVSRMLLGSVAEAVTRQASVPVTIVP from the coding sequence ATGACCAGACAGCTGCTCGTTCCGATGGACGACTCCGAGACGGCCCGCGCGGCCCTCGAGCACGCGCTGTCGGTGTTTCCGAACGACGAGGTGACGGTAGTGCATGTCGTCGACGAACTCGAGGCGGGATACGGCGGCCGACCGCCGATGACCGACAGCGGCGGAACCGACGCGGACGAACCGAATTTTTTCGCGGACGTACGTGAAATCGCCGCCGAGCACGACCGGCGCGTCGAGACGGCCGTCGTCGAGGGCACGTCGGCCGAGGCGATCCTCGAGTACGTCGACGCCAACGACGTCGATGGGATCGTGATGGGCAGCGAGGGGCGGTCGGGCGTCTCCCGAATGCTGCTGGGCAGCGTCGCCGAGGCCGTCACGCGGCAGGCGTCGGTGCCGGTGACGATCGTCCCCTAG
- a CDS encoding HPP family protein translates to MDDRLGTTLHTGLLLSTTAVLAWLSGFPMLFPSLGPSAFVLALFQDSDATSPRRVIGGHAIGVVAGLLAYHSFGVTLSITAATDPGSLAGLRLVSSGVVATMLTAGGMLWTETRHPPACATTLIVSLGLLSTPLEGALIVVTVVVLVVAHELLLATERVGARYGDRLRS, encoded by the coding sequence ATGGACGACCGGCTGGGGACGACGCTCCACACAGGACTCCTGCTCTCGACGACCGCGGTGCTGGCGTGGCTCTCCGGCTTCCCGATGTTGTTCCCGAGTCTCGGTCCCTCCGCGTTCGTGCTCGCGCTGTTCCAGGACAGCGACGCGACGTCCCCGCGGCGCGTGATCGGTGGCCACGCGATCGGCGTCGTCGCCGGCTTGCTCGCCTACCACTCCTTCGGCGTCACGCTATCGATCACGGCCGCGACCGATCCCGGCTCGCTCGCGGGGCTCAGACTCGTTTCCAGCGGCGTCGTCGCGACGATGCTGACCGCGGGCGGCATGCTCTGGACCGAGACCCGCCACCCGCCGGCCTGCGCGACCACGCTGATCGTCTCGCTCGGCCTGCTCTCGACTCCCCTCGAGGGGGCGCTGATCGTCGTCACCGTCGTCGTGCTCGTCGTCGCTCACGAACTCCTGCTGGCGACCGAGCGGGTCGGCGCGCGGTACGGGGACCGGCTCCGATCGTAG
- a CDS encoding site-2 protease family protein codes for MDALTTLLLLGLAAASATVLAMALEARGLLPPWVSVWGPVVTFETENGLGALDRLARPRYRRFWRRWSDVGTAISLLLLVAMTAVVLFAAYVALTREAATQVNQPRNALAIPGVNDFLPLAATPAILVGLAAAVVVHEFSHGLLARVEDVAVESAGLIFLALVPFGAFVGIDEDDEAAASTAARNRIYVAGIANNLAVALIAFLALFLLVSTSIAAVSGVAVGGVYAGTPADQAGLERGDVVTAVDGRAVEDADDLRTALDATDERVELTVAGGRDDARTVTLERSVVVTSTLEGDAASADGGERSDSGTDGGDGNATTLEPGETITAVDGTRVDTEREFRAALENRTVATLETEDSSTTIIAGAAVAAIDVDGPLATAGAPDPDGDPRTLVITRLEGERIVDSDDLLETLAEVSPGETVALEAVVDDERREYEVTLGDRNGEAVLGITTVPGTSGTTVTDLGVDPHPSAQHLGILRGQPVADGLGSSPLERGFAVFALPFAGLIAGFSTANFGGFVGSIADFYAVTGPLSVLGGSVFVAANVLFWTWWLSLLVGVFNCIPCYPLDGGKLLRTTVEAAGSRTGLERPDRSATAAMVAASAVVVVAILLVLSSPFLG; via the coding sequence GTGGACGCGCTGACGACGCTGCTCCTGCTCGGTCTCGCCGCAGCGAGCGCCACTGTCCTCGCGATGGCGCTCGAGGCCCGCGGGCTCCTCCCGCCGTGGGTCAGCGTCTGGGGGCCGGTCGTGACTTTCGAGACGGAAAACGGGCTCGGCGCGCTCGATCGGCTGGCCCGTCCGCGCTATCGGCGTTTCTGGCGGCGGTGGAGCGACGTCGGCACCGCCATCTCGCTGCTGTTGCTCGTCGCGATGACTGCCGTCGTCCTGTTCGCCGCCTACGTCGCGCTGACGCGGGAGGCTGCCACGCAGGTGAATCAGCCGCGAAACGCGCTGGCGATCCCGGGGGTCAACGACTTCCTGCCGCTGGCGGCGACGCCGGCGATCCTCGTCGGCCTCGCCGCCGCCGTCGTCGTCCACGAGTTCAGCCACGGCCTGCTCGCTCGCGTCGAGGACGTCGCCGTGGAGTCGGCCGGCCTGATCTTCCTCGCCCTCGTCCCCTTCGGCGCGTTCGTCGGCATCGACGAGGACGACGAGGCCGCCGCTTCGACGGCCGCCCGCAACCGGATCTACGTCGCGGGGATCGCGAACAACCTCGCGGTGGCGCTGATCGCGTTCCTCGCGCTGTTCCTGCTGGTCTCTACCTCGATCGCCGCCGTCTCCGGCGTCGCCGTCGGCGGCGTCTACGCCGGGACGCCGGCGGATCAGGCCGGCCTCGAGCGCGGCGACGTCGTCACCGCCGTCGACGGTCGGGCGGTCGAGGACGCCGACGACCTGCGGACGGCCCTCGACGCGACCGACGAGCGCGTCGAACTGACGGTCGCGGGCGGCCGCGACGACGCCAGGACCGTCACACTCGAGCGATCGGTCGTCGTTACCAGCACGCTCGAGGGGGATGCGGCGAGTGCCGACGGCGGCGAGCGGAGCGATAGCGGGACCGACGGCGGCGACGGAAACGCGACCACCCTCGAGCCCGGCGAGACGATCACGGCGGTCGACGGAACCCGGGTCGACACCGAACGCGAGTTCCGCGCGGCCCTCGAGAACCGCACGGTCGCGACGCTCGAGACGGAGGACAGCTCGACGACGATCATCGCCGGCGCGGCCGTCGCCGCGATCGACGTCGACGGGCCGCTCGCGACCGCCGGCGCCCCCGACCCGGACGGCGATCCGCGAACGCTCGTCATCACGCGCCTCGAGGGCGAGCGAATCGTCGATAGCGACGACCTCCTCGAGACGCTCGCGGAGGTCTCTCCCGGCGAGACCGTCGCGCTCGAGGCCGTCGTCGACGACGAACGCCGCGAGTATGAGGTGACGCTCGGCGACCGGAACGGCGAGGCGGTTCTCGGGATCACCACGGTGCCGGGAACGAGCGGGACGACGGTGACTGACCTCGGCGTCGATCCGCATCCGAGCGCCCAACACCTCGGCATCCTCCGGGGTCAGCCGGTCGCGGACGGGCTCGGATCGTCACCTCTCGAGCGCGGGTTCGCCGTCTTCGCCCTCCCCTTCGCCGGGCTGATCGCCGGTTTCTCGACGGCGAACTTCGGCGGCTTCGTCGGGTCGATCGCGGACTTCTACGCCGTGACGGGGCCGCTCTCGGTCCTCGGCGGCAGCGTCTTCGTCGCGGCGAACGTCCTCTTCTGGACGTGGTGGCTCAGCCTGCTGGTAGGCGTCTTCAACTGCATCCCCTGCTACCCGCTCGACGGGGGCAAGCTCCTCCGAACGACCGTCGAGGCCGCCGGCTCGAGGACGGGACTCGAGCGGCCTGATCGGTCGGCGACCGCGGCGATGGTCGCCGCCAGCGCGGTCGTCGTGGTCGCGATCCTGCTGGTGCTCTCGAGTCCGTTCCTCGGATGA
- the glmM gene encoding phosphoglucosamine mutase, with amino-acid sequence MQVFGSSGTRGVANEELTPAFVLRVAKAAGTAWGVDRVGLARDTRYTGRMLADAAASGLASTGTDVDRLGILPTPGAQAYAERERIPVMVITASHNPPQYNGVKLVGSDGIELAITDLEEIENVLLAEAFDVASWDETGRVREVDGVRASYIDELLAAADYETISDAELTVALDPGHGAGALTSPEFLRELGCRVVTVNGQPDGHFPGRDPEPVPDNLEDLGELVRATDADVGIAHDGDADRAIFFDETGEYVEGDATLAALAAAELEAGDTTVSAVNVSQRLVDVVTEVGADLELTPIGSTNIITRIEELEANGERVPIAGEGNGGIFFPDFRLSRDGAFTAARFLELVAERPVSEIVAPYGGYANVRHNVAYESTAERDAMLDAAANHAQSADAELNTRDGYRLDYGDAWVLARPSGTEPLVRVYAEARNRERADELADEMFETLTEAKAEV; translated from the coding sequence ATGCAAGTGTTCGGATCGAGCGGAACGCGCGGCGTCGCCAACGAAGAGCTGACGCCGGCGTTCGTCCTGCGCGTCGCGAAAGCGGCCGGGACGGCGTGGGGGGTCGACCGGGTCGGTCTCGCGCGCGACACGCGATACACCGGGCGGATGCTGGCCGACGCGGCCGCGAGCGGACTCGCGAGCACGGGGACGGACGTCGATCGGCTGGGAATCCTGCCCACGCCGGGTGCACAGGCCTACGCCGAGCGGGAGAGGATCCCCGTCATGGTGATCACGGCCTCGCACAACCCGCCCCAGTACAACGGCGTCAAACTCGTCGGCAGCGACGGGATCGAGCTCGCGATCACGGACTTAGAGGAGATCGAGAACGTGCTGCTCGCCGAAGCGTTCGACGTCGCCTCGTGGGACGAGACCGGCCGCGTCCGGGAAGTCGACGGCGTGCGGGCGTCGTACATCGACGAACTGCTCGCGGCGGCCGACTACGAGACCATCTCCGACGCCGAGCTGACGGTCGCGCTCGATCCCGGCCACGGCGCCGGCGCGCTCACCAGCCCCGAATTCCTCCGCGAACTCGGTTGTCGCGTCGTCACCGTCAACGGCCAGCCCGACGGCCACTTCCCCGGCCGAGACCCCGAACCCGTCCCGGACAACCTCGAGGACCTCGGGGAGTTGGTCCGGGCCACCGACGCCGACGTCGGCATCGCCCACGACGGCGACGCCGACCGCGCCATCTTCTTCGACGAGACCGGCGAGTACGTCGAGGGCGACGCCACCCTCGCCGCCCTCGCCGCAGCCGAACTCGAGGCCGGCGACACCACCGTCTCGGCGGTCAACGTCTCCCAGCGGCTCGTCGACGTCGTCACCGAGGTCGGCGCCGACCTCGAGCTGACGCCGATCGGGTCGACGAACATCATCACCCGAATCGAGGAACTCGAGGCGAACGGCGAGCGCGTCCCGATCGCGGGCGAGGGCAACGGGGGGATCTTCTTCCCCGACTTCCGTCTCTCGCGGGACGGCGCCTTCACCGCGGCTCGCTTCCTCGAGCTCGTCGCCGAGCGACCGGTCAGCGAGATCGTCGCCCCCTACGGCGGCTACGCCAACGTCCGCCACAACGTCGCCTACGAGTCGACGGCCGAGCGCGACGCGATGCTAGACGCCGCGGCCAACCACGCCCAGTCGGCCGACGCCGAACTCAACACTCGGGACGGCTACCGGCTGGATTACGGCGACGCGTGGGTGCTCGCCCGCCCCTCCGGCACCGAACCGCTCGTCCGAGTCTACGCCGAGGCCCGCAACAGAGAGCGCGCCGACGAACTGGCCGACGAGATGTTCGAGACGCTGACCGAGGCGAAGGCCGAGGTCTGA